From the genome of Populus alba chromosome 10, ASM523922v2, whole genome shotgun sequence, one region includes:
- the LOC118036966 gene encoding uncharacterized protein isoform X2, which produces MVCNAVTILTETTQVVSVPFVFKKSLASLFLLRFLYLNGGAGTSLSLAARPTTTKCRNDGGSNGHYQEYYTRRARIPFLLAKKKKKIMVASSTSDRDIVFKRSKSTTTPRRSHFLDAATDDGEDFSPRRRGFWSFLYLSSSKPGPSTKKTEKVSSLAVTTRAITTTSTNGSTVRPKEKCLASSLSRKGDSIVVVEDDDDSPNSQATASASTFERKVSRSRSVGCGSRSFSGDFFERISTGFGDCTLRRVESQREGKPKVTSGASHMKERVRCGGIFGGFNITSSSSSSSSSSYWVSSSADDMNGKSSGAGPLAHGRSRSWGWAFASPMRAFGSKPSSKDGKRNIKHTTPNLSAIPSLLAVRG; this is translated from the exons ATGGTATGCAATGCAGTGACCATCCTTACAGAAACAACCCAGGTGGTATCTGTGCCTTTTGTCTTCAAGAAAAGCTTGGCAAGCTTGTTTCTTCTTCGTTTCCTTTACCT CAATGGTGGTGCAGGTACTTCACTATCCCTTGCGGCGCGTCCCACAACAACAAAATGTAGAAATGATGGTGGCAGTAATGGTCACTATCAAGAATATTACACAAGGAGGGCCAggatcccttttcttttggctaaaaagaagaagaaaatcatggtAGCATCATCAACATCAGATCGTGATATTGTTTTCAAGAGAAGCAAATCTACTACTACTCCTAGGAGAAGCCATTTCCTGGATGCTGCTACTGATGATGGCGAGGATTTTAGCCCAAGAAGGAGAGGGTTTTGGTCATTTCTTTATCTCTCGTCTTCGAAGCCCGGTCCTTCAACTAAGAAAACAGAAAAGGTGTCTTCTTTGGCTGTAACTACAAGAGCAATAACCACCACCTCCACAAATGGGTCCACGGTGAGGCCAAAAGAGAAGTGTTTGGCTTCTTCTTTGTCAAGGAAAGGTGACAGTATTGTGGTAGtggaggatgatgatgatagtcCTAACAGCCAAGCAACTGCCTCTGCTTCCACTTTTGAGAGAAAGGTGTCAAGATCTAGATCTGTTGGGTGTGGGAGCAGGAGCTTCTCCGGTGACTTCTTTGAGAGAATCTCTACTGGGTTTGGTGATTGCACTCTAAGAAGAGTGGAGTCCCAAAGGGAAGGCAAGCCAAAGGTCACTTCTGGGGCTTCTCACATGAAAGAGAGGGTCAGGTGTGGCGGTATCTTCGGTGGGTTCAACATAACCTCGTCGTCGTCTTCCTCCTCGTCATCATCTTACTGGGTCTCATCATCAGCCGACGACATGAATGGGAAATCATCAGGAGCTGGGCCTCTTGCTCATGGAAGAAGCAGGAGCTGGGGTTGGGCTTTTGCTAGCCCAATGAGAGCTTTTGGTAGCAAACCCTCTTCAAAAGATGGAAAAAGAAACATCAAGCATACCACTCCAAACTTGTCTGCTATTCCTTCTTTGTTAGCTGTGAGAGGCTAA
- the LOC118036987 gene encoding late embryogenesis abundant protein Lea5, translating to MARSLPNAKLLVASLADGLSLSAFRRGYAAAAPISAAVTASFGRGGSRTSAPTGKMEDGAVAKEDSEAYSAWAPDPVTGYYRPANYVAEIDPAELREMVLSHRVRPQ from the exons atgGCTCGCTCTCTCCCTAACGCTAAGCTTCTTGTCGCTTCTCTTGCCGATGGTCTTTCCCTCTCTGCTTTCCG GAGAGGTTACGCGGCTGCTGCACCGATCAGTGCTGCTGTAACAGCGAGCTTTGGTAGGGGAGGGTCAAGGACTAGTGCTCCGACAGGGAAAATGGAAGATGGGGCGGTGGCCAAAGAAGATTCTGAGGCCTACTCTGCATGGGCTCCCGATCCAGTTACTGGGTATTACAGGCCTGCTAATTATGTGGCGGAGATTGATCCAGCTGAACTTAGGGAAATGGTGTTGAGCCATAGGGTTAGGCCACAGTAG
- the LOC118036966 gene encoding uncharacterized protein isoform X1 yields the protein MMDMKGGVGVGGGRVGVGEEDLGDGMQCSDHPYRNNPGGICAFCLQEKLGKLVSSSFPLPVRGSSSSSSSPSFRSDIGVGGSSNGGAGTSLSLAARPTTTKCRNDGGSNGHYQEYYTRRARIPFLLAKKKKKIMVASSTSDRDIVFKRSKSTTTPRRSHFLDAATDDGEDFSPRRRGFWSFLYLSSSKPGPSTKKTEKVSSLAVTTRAITTTSTNGSTVRPKEKCLASSLSRKGDSIVVVEDDDDSPNSQATASASTFERKVSRSRSVGCGSRSFSGDFFERISTGFGDCTLRRVESQREGKPKVTSGASHMKERVRCGGIFGGFNITSSSSSSSSSSYWVSSSADDMNGKSSGAGPLAHGRSRSWGWAFASPMRAFGSKPSSKDGKRNIKHTTPNLSAIPSLLAVRG from the coding sequence ATGATGGATATGAAAGGAGGAGTTGGTGTTGGAGGAGGAAGAGTTGGTGTAGGTGAAGAAGACTTGGGGGATGGTATGCAATGCAGTGACCATCCTTACAGAAACAACCCAGGTGGTATCTGTGCCTTTTGTCTTCAAGAAAAGCTTGGCAAGCTTGTTTCTTCTTCGTTTCCTTTACCTGTACGTggctcttcctcttcctcctcttccCCTTCTTTTAGATCTGATATTGGTGTTGGTGGCTCTAGCAATGGTGGTGCAGGTACTTCACTATCCCTTGCGGCGCGTCCCACAACAACAAAATGTAGAAATGATGGTGGCAGTAATGGTCACTATCAAGAATATTACACAAGGAGGGCCAggatcccttttcttttggctaaaaagaagaagaaaatcatggtAGCATCATCAACATCAGATCGTGATATTGTTTTCAAGAGAAGCAAATCTACTACTACTCCTAGGAGAAGCCATTTCCTGGATGCTGCTACTGATGATGGCGAGGATTTTAGCCCAAGAAGGAGAGGGTTTTGGTCATTTCTTTATCTCTCGTCTTCGAAGCCCGGTCCTTCAACTAAGAAAACAGAAAAGGTGTCTTCTTTGGCTGTAACTACAAGAGCAATAACCACCACCTCCACAAATGGGTCCACGGTGAGGCCAAAAGAGAAGTGTTTGGCTTCTTCTTTGTCAAGGAAAGGTGACAGTATTGTGGTAGtggaggatgatgatgatagtcCTAACAGCCAAGCAACTGCCTCTGCTTCCACTTTTGAGAGAAAGGTGTCAAGATCTAGATCTGTTGGGTGTGGGAGCAGGAGCTTCTCCGGTGACTTCTTTGAGAGAATCTCTACTGGGTTTGGTGATTGCACTCTAAGAAGAGTGGAGTCCCAAAGGGAAGGCAAGCCAAAGGTCACTTCTGGGGCTTCTCACATGAAAGAGAGGGTCAGGTGTGGCGGTATCTTCGGTGGGTTCAACATAACCTCGTCGTCGTCTTCCTCCTCGTCATCATCTTACTGGGTCTCATCATCAGCCGACGACATGAATGGGAAATCATCAGGAGCTGGGCCTCTTGCTCATGGAAGAAGCAGGAGCTGGGGTTGGGCTTTTGCTAGCCCAATGAGAGCTTTTGGTAGCAAACCCTCTTCAAAAGATGGAAAAAGAAACATCAAGCATACCACTCCAAACTTGTCTGCTATTCCTTCTTTGTTAGCTGTGAGAGGCTAA